cctgcaggacatacatcagctgataagtacctgaagacttgagatttttaagtgaaagtaatttactaatctgtataactttctgaaaccagatgagtTAAAAACAAATGTTATTTctccgtagtacccctttaaggactcccAGTTTTCTCACCTGCAGTATCTGGCTTGGTGGATTGGATGTGCATGTAGCCGCTCTCCTTCATGGTGTTAAAGAAAAACTTTTGCGCAATGGGAAACATCCTCCTCACATCCTCGTCCTGAAAGCCAAAAAGCCCCGGGAACCAGCGACCAAAAAATATGGAGAGCAGCACAGGCAGACTGGGGCTCAGCACGGCGACCATGTTCAGATGCAATCCCTTCACGTTactaaaaggggaaaaaaaaaatgtagaaaaacatTTCCGTAAATatggaaaaagaagaaaaatgagggcggtcactcaccacaatAGTTGAAGATAAATCCTTTATTCATCCAGGAATgaacatagcagggaagggggaaggtgaaagaacgggtgcaatcagacaatctgattgtctgattgcacccgttctttcaccttcccccttccctgctatgttcATTCCTGGATGAATAAAGGATTTCTCGGCAACTattgtggtgagtgaccgccctCGTTTTTCTACTTTTTCCATGTTGGACTGTATGCTTTGGCGTTCAGCATTTCCACTAGCCGTGCATATCATCCACGTTACAGCTTGCCACTCATTGAATCGCTcacaggactgtggaattagtaGTGCCAGCCGCCCAGCTCTCACTCTACTTGATTTCTGTAAATATATTCTCCTGCTGTTTACAGCATTTTTTTCAGCAGATTAATGTGAATTCACCTACAACCAGTAGGACATGAGCCGATGCGTACCCCTTACCTCAGTCATCTGCCACCTCCCTGTAGACTGATAATACTTGGCCTCTAATGATATGGAATCAGCTGCAAGTGACAGATAGCGGGGGTCATGAAGAATAGCGCACTAGTGTTACCTGGGAGCAATCTGGGAGAGGATTGTGCAGATCATTGACCCCCAGTCTCCTCCCTGCGCATAAAACTCCCGGAAGCCCAACCTCCGCATCAGCTTGTAGAAGATCCGAGCGACCGCGACAGAGTCACATCCTGAAAGAAGGATAcaacaaaaatacatttttccctTTAAGTCAGGGAAGGAGAACCTGCAACCCTCCAGCTGtaagaaaactacaattcccatcatgcctaaacagatagttgtgcagcagctggagggctgtacgTTTCCATTCCCTGttttaaatacatttaaatacataaaaatgtGTTTGCTCTATGCAGTTTATCATTCACATGCAGGAATACATTTTAGTATGGAAGGAGTAAGAAGACACCTAAGTTACAGCAGTCCTTTACTTCCTCCCGGTTGATGTCCGTTGCAGAAGGACATAACAATAAAATGACagatagagatagagatagatagctatagatagatagaatcttAAGTCTCTTAGCCAAGAAGGGATTTACAAGTTTTGTGCATCCATGGAGGAGATCTGCTAGTTCATACAGTCCTGTGATTGCAGCAGCCTCTACACCAATTCAGTCAAATTCTGCAGAGCAAGAGGATTGTGACCATAGGAGTGTACTAACAGGGAATATGGGACGAAACAAGAGGGGCAGGTGTAATGTGAGCTAGCAGGCTTGTTGACACAGTGACCATGACTGTACTGCAGCTCTACTGTGGGTGTAACATGGTGGACAGTGATACTTTACCCATTAGTAAATAAGGAAAACCTACGTAAGTGGTCCTATAGCTAATAAATTGCTTTCTATACACACCCACAGTACCTTGCTTGTGAGAAGCTTCTGAGAAGCCATACCCAGGAATGGACGGACAGATAACCTCAAAGATATGCTCATCGCTGAGGCCGTGGCTGGCAGGATCGGTCAGGAGGGGGATGATTTTGTAGAATTCATAGAAAGATCCAGGCCAGCCGTGAACCATGATAAGAGGCTTCGCCTTCCGACCCGCGGGGAGGTTTTTCGGCTTTACATGGAGAAAATGGATATTGATGCCTGGAGGAAACATACAAGAAGTTGATCTAGAGAGAGTCTTTGgtaacatccctttaagagcgactttggtcccattcctttaagagttAATTTGGCCCTGATAACTGATCTGACAACAGGTTAGCCCAGTTTACAATGGCAATGACATCACTTCCCAAAGTTCACATTGCTATAACAAACACAGAAAAAGGGGAACAGAGTTCTTCTACCTCCAGCAAATAATAAACCCAAGCCAGGGTcgtcatgcccagacagccaaggGCCATAACTATTACAGAGATCATATTTAGATCAATAAGTTGTCTGTAGAACAGGACAGGTCCTTCTTTTGTGTCCCTACCAATGGAAGTGAATATATTCTAGAGAGTTACACTGTATGAAAActcttttagggtgtgttcacacctacaggatctgcagcagatctgcagcagatttgatgctgtgttcagttatttaaatgaaatctgctgcagaaaatcagctgcagatcctgtaggtgtgaacgcaccattaaaaggggtattcccatctcaactgttatagttaaagggttattccactcaagtaaaatacatgttaaatcatcccccctcctagaAGCTAACAATTCATACCagttattaccttttcagtctccttcccccagttctcagctgctttctgctgaagacacagaaatctgtgctTTTCTCTCAGTCTCTCCATCCTccctcatgtaaacaagtccctggccggctgtatctgCATGGTTTCTGTGGGGCCAGGAGGGTGAATCACAGTAGAGTCACAAGTAACTTAACCTTAGATTAACTCTCCCGctttacacagtacagagacagctGGCCAGCAAAActatttacatgagccatctcagaagggaatggggaggaggagcagctcctgtacagttttctgtgtcttcagcaaaagaagcagctcagaactgggctaaagagacagagacagaaaagttagtaacaagtatggaatataTTGTCGGTCTCCAGGTCGAGCAAGCAGTGGGCTGATTGGTGTGTGTATAGATATTGGCCCtgatttatcaaatggtgtaaaatttagactggtgcaaattgcccacaggaaccaatcacagctcctctttcactttaccagagctagaagctgagcagtgattggctgctgtgggcagtttgcaccagtctaaattttacaccatatgataaatctcccccatagtgtataaatgctgtataatatattatatatacagaccactgcttttagtgcagagtggtggtctgtaacctagacaacgagctgtcaacaatgggaggaaaatagcagcatatcaggagaaggtggcaaatttgctaaatgaaaGTATTTGCACAAATATgcacgagtcctacaagtataaggctatgttcacacaacgtacgttcggtactaatcacggccgttgtagccACAGGGCGTGAGTAgtgtggaacttacgttgtgctgaaggctgagggaatcctggctggagtgtatacacattgggggacatttatgaagtccggtgttttttacggcgggcttacaaatgtcccgcagctccggagctcaggggatttatgtagaggtgcattgcctctcCATAAATCCTGTATGCACAGAGGCCATCCGTGCGAATaatctcagagctggcgtaggtttcagcaTAATTTTTCCCttggaaaaaatgataaatgcggcacaTGCAGAGACCGcgcccccctctgcgtgctgccacacacccctctccgccccactggtgaAGATGGAGCAGATTGGCccaatgcgaataaaatatttgcaaaaagacCTTTTGTGAATACTTTTCCGCTAATTGGGCCAATCTGTGccgaaaaaaggcattttcgccttttaatACATCTCCCcaatggtatacactccggccgggatccctagtggcgccgcgagaaactgacatgccagttcacacaatggagcgtgcggctccatctgcacgctccattgtgagcagcggggaatttggatgcggccgcatccaaattcaggtcacggaacggccagtctcttaccatgtctgaacatagcctaaaggccctattccacggagcgattatcggccgtggaatagagggcaacgatcagccaagatcgttcatgtcggctgatcgttgtgtcgcttgtttttcaaacatgtcgaaaaacaagcaactgatacggcagcgatctgctgccgtcgctccgtggaataggagcggcggcagcagaccgccgctatccctcatgggctgcccggacgatctagcaatcacttgGGCAGCTCCCACgcacctccccgcggcccctcccgcactcacctgcttgctgaCGACACAtggaatagtggcggcagtgagcagggaacgaggagcaaacgagcgctaatagcacttgtttgctcctctgcatcgctccatggaatagggacTTAACTATGTTAGCTGATCACAGACATTGAGTTGCAtttacaagaaaaagaaaaaaaagttgcattcCTGCTAAATGGACTTTGCCCTCTTTGATTTTCCAGAGAGATTAAAGTATGTGACAAATATACACATCAAAGGAGATGACCGGGAAATGTGCCATAATTAATCCTGGTTATTTCTAGAAGCAACGTCCTTCTGTAACTAATTCTGGGGGAATCATATTTAATTAAAAACCTACACATTTCCCACGTGTAATATTCCCACTGGACCAGGGGAAGAAACTAGGGCAGGAATGACAGATAATTACGGAGCGGGACGATTGCTCATTAACCAACAAGTGGACGGCGAGCTCAGAGATAATAAATCTGACATCAAGATAGGATCTGTGTAAAAGGTAAGCGCAGTTTAAAGGGCCATGACATCACGTTCTAAAGTTCACATTGctataaatatgtgtgtgtgaaacggtttaatatacagtgatataggTATAGCTCCAGCCATCTTACAATGTAACACACATGATACTATGATAGCTAAGTCAACAGGGAAGgtagaaagtgaaaaaaataaaaacttgtgGGTTGGGCCACAGCATCTGTGTTGAGGGtcagttcacatgtacagactcgcagcgtaaatctcgctgcgagtctgtcaggtcctggcagttcactgtcactacatactcgcagctgtctgaacgaccgctgcatgtatgcaattctgccggccccttaaccccttcagctcctgctctgtatacattacctctcgtcgctgcacggggtcccggcgtgcTGCTCtcacgcccggccaatcagtgtggctgcggctgggcaacacactgattggccgggcgggagagcagtacgccaggaccccgtgcagcgaggagaggtaatgtatacagagcaggagctgggcggcagcagaaggggttaaggggccggcagaattgcatacacgcagcggtcgttcagacagctgcgagtatgtaatgacagtgaactgccaggacctgacagactcgcagcgagatttacgctgtgagtctgtacgtgtgaactgacccttagagTTTCAACAATCTGGAGTCAAAGTCATCAAACCTAAATCCAATTAATAGGATATCGATTCTTaagagtccttttacacacaACTATTTCATGGCCGTGGTGGCCAcaaatgagcaccgatcagcACGGCTCGTTTGCTGTGCCTTTACACGGCAGGAGAAATCTAGCAGATGAGCTGCATGAACGATCCATGTgtcattcatgcagccctggaaactgacagaacagttatgtatataggatatgtccGTGCTGAcagttttcagatcacaagcagcagtctatacttaccagtcacACTGCTTGTGAGACGCTATCTGCCTTCCTGGTCCTCACTTCGGGCGAATCTTCAGGTCCCtcctcagtcattctggaggaggcagcggcctgaagatacagccggtgGACCAGattccggatcacaagcagcgtggctggcaagtatagactgctgcttgtgatctggaaactgacagcaaagattatatataaatattatattacacacacatatacatatctgTTCTGTGGGCCTCCCTTTATCTTTCGCAGCCACAGAAACCAACCCCTGTTTATAtaggaagatgtgcggccaataaggATAAATTTATTTGCGGGTACAAAAGATGCGTACCAGCCAGAAATCGGGCATTTGCCCTGTCTTCAGCTAGTCGCTCCCCCTGTTACACAGCCCATTATTAACTCATTAGTCTTTAATACGTTTTTCCGCTTTCCAATTGTTCCAATTTCCAAGAGAAGTCTGGAAGGAGACTGTACTGTGTCTTTCCAGACACTTAAAAAGTCATTAGATTTGGGTTAGGCAAATCAGATTTCCATCAATAattagaacaagcagggagaagcactcagcttGTATCCCCAGGTCAGCTAGATAGGGTGAGGGGGAGTCAGCACCTAGACCCTAAGCTATTAAGACTTTTGACaagaatatataattttttatttttttttaagtgacaattAGTCAACACATTTTATGCTATGCCAAGACTCCCATAAGACTGCAGCATTAACATGACCTCCATGTGTAACTATAGGGGGTAAAGACATGATGTCAGGAGCAGGTACCTTCAATCTTGGTCTTGAAGTGTGGATACTGGTTCAGGATTTCCAGCTGCTTTTTCCAGTTGAAGCGTTCTCTCCAGTAGGACACCACCTTCCTGAGATGCTTGGAGTTGAAGCCATAGTTGAAGCGGCTGCCCTCCAGAGGCTCGGTGTACCTGGTCTCATCGATACGACGGAACAAGTCCTGGGAAGAGACACATGATTAGAGTGGTCTAAACTATGTATGTCCACCTATAACATAAAGcaaggggtattcctatagtatCACAATCCTCCTGTTTATGGTGAACGTCCACCCAAGATGACCCAGTACACAAAAATCACAACCGCCTTACATTCAGTTCTTCATCAGAGGTTTCAATCTTGAAGGGGAGGATTTCTTCACTGTCGTCTTCTTGTCTGGACCCGGCGCCCCACCAGCCGTCCCCCATGGCCAGGGTGTCATCTTTTGTTCTAAACACAAAGTGGTAAAGGATCGCCCCCACTAGGAGGGCTGCCAGGATCTCCAGGAACATGATTTCTGCAAGAGAGGACAATAAACACTATAAATGACATGTCCTTGTGAGCGGCCTTATGACTGGAACCTTCTCCTAATTGTCATCGGGGGCCTTAGTATACGTGCATCAACAAAGAGCCAATCCGTGGATCCATGCTTTACCTCAGGGGATGGAGAACCTTTAACCCtacagttgctgcaaaactacaattcccattattgcCACATAAATTGACCACCATTAAAGATTATCGGAACGAattattgatctgtatatagatggatattAGAAGGTAGAACCACCAAACAACGATCCATCGCAGCAGAGCGCCATCACCTATGGGCTCCCAGGGAGCCCCTCCTACAGATTCCTGAGACACCCACGCCCGCACTTACCTGCTTGCTTTCAACACATGTAACAGGGAACGAGGTGCAAGCGAGCTCTGACATGACTGGTCGTCGCTCGCTTTCTACCGCTGATCAGCCCTTGCACTAGGGGCCCTACTCAGTGTCCTAGACCAAACACATTGTCTCATGCAGAAATCAAGTAATTGTCcagtat
This sequence is a window from Dendropsophus ebraccatus isolate aDenEbr1 chromosome 15, aDenEbr1.pat, whole genome shotgun sequence. Protein-coding genes within it:
- the EPHX1 gene encoding epoxide hydrolase 1 isoform X1; this translates as MVQSHLRPEGSWKRGEIMFLEILAALLVGAILYHFVFRTKDDTLAMGDGWWGAGSRQEDDSEEILPFKIETSDEELNDLFRRIDETRYTEPLEGSRFNYGFNSKHLRKVVSYWRERFNWKKQLEILNQYPHFKTKIEGINIHFLHVKPKNLPAGRKAKPLIMVHGWPGSFYEFYKIIPLLTDPASHGLSDEHIFEVICPSIPGYGFSEASHKQGCDSVAVARIFYKLMRRLGFREFYAQGGDWGSMICTILSQIAPSNVKGLHLNMVAVLSPSLPVLLSIFFGRWFPGLFGFQDEDVRRMFPIAQKFFFNTMKESGYMHIQSTKPDTAGCGLNNSPVGLAAYILEKFSTWTDPNFRDYEDGGLEKKYTLDDLLTNIMIYWLTGSIVSSMRLYKENMGRGVGTAKHDKLPVKVPTGVASFPNELLHCPLLWAKQKFLNIVSFNLMPRGGHFAAFEEPELLAKDILQFVGKVEQK
- the EPHX1 gene encoding epoxide hydrolase 1 isoform X2, translated to MFLEILAALLVGAILYHFVFRTKDDTLAMGDGWWGAGSRQEDDSEEILPFKIETSDEELNDLFRRIDETRYTEPLEGSRFNYGFNSKHLRKVVSYWRERFNWKKQLEILNQYPHFKTKIEGINIHFLHVKPKNLPAGRKAKPLIMVHGWPGSFYEFYKIIPLLTDPASHGLSDEHIFEVICPSIPGYGFSEASHKQGCDSVAVARIFYKLMRRLGFREFYAQGGDWGSMICTILSQIAPSNVKGLHLNMVAVLSPSLPVLLSIFFGRWFPGLFGFQDEDVRRMFPIAQKFFFNTMKESGYMHIQSTKPDTAGCGLNNSPVGLAAYILEKFSTWTDPNFRDYEDGGLEKKYTLDDLLTNIMIYWLTGSIVSSMRLYKENMGRGVGTAKHDKLPVKVPTGVASFPNELLHCPLLWAKQKFLNIVSFNLMPRGGHFAAFEEPELLAKDILQFVGKVEQK